From the genome of Miscanthus floridulus cultivar M001 chromosome 10, ASM1932011v1, whole genome shotgun sequence, one region includes:
- the LOC136486567 gene encoding metal transporter Nramp4-like isoform X2, giving the protein MESLWIKSNQTPTWKRFLAHAGPGFLISLAYLDPSNVQTDLQAGSIHKYELLWVLFFGFFFVLVIQSLAVKLGIITGRNLAEMCMYEYPKYVKYGLWLLIEVGVIAATIPGVLGTALAYNILLNIPFLAGVLICGASTFLLLALQTFGVRKMELIGVIFMLLITVCFFVELSSVNPPMGEVIEGLFVPRLQGVYAMSDAIALFSVLIVPHNLFLHSSLVVSRKISPSPKGFKDTSMFFLIENAFAMLLVLLVNVAIVSITGTICANTQLVDNINACSGLTLNSTSILLKNMFGRSTSKIYGLALLASGQSNTVTTSYSGQYIMQGFSGMRKCIIFMIAPCFTIIPSLIICSVGGTPYVRQLINISAIILAFVLPFSLVPLLKFSSSCVVKVPYKNSNCIVQVAWILSIVIMGINIYFFCNSFISWLVHSELPRIVNAIISTLVFPFMAAYIAALIYLAFRKVNAAGLFPSVSVSSGTEVEAWRQDGNIDDIGVR; this is encoded by the exons ACACCAACATGGAAGAGATTTCTAGCACATGCTGGACCTGGTTTCCTTATTTCCTTGGCCTACCTTGACCCGAGCAATG TGCAAACTGATTTGCAGGCTGGATCAATTCACAAATATGAG TTGTTATGGGTTCTATTCTTTGGGTTCTTTTTCGTATTGGTCATACAATCTTTGGCAGTAAAACTGGGCATCATTACAG GAAGGAATCTTGCTGAGATGTGTATGTATGAATATCCAAAGTATGTGAAGTATGGCCTTTGGTTGCTCATTGAGGTTGGAGTGATTGCTGCCACTATACCAGGAG TTTTAGGAACAGCTTTGGCATACAACATATTGCTCAACATCCCTTTTTTGGCTGGTGTTCTGATATGTGGAGCAAGCACTTTCCTGCTTCTAGCTTTACAGACCTTTGGG gtTAGGAaaatggagctcataggagttaTTTTTATGCTCCTTATCACCGTTTGCTTCTTTGTTGAACTTAGTAGTGTCAATCCTCCTATGGGTGAGGTAATTGAAGGCCTATTTGTCCCAAGATTGCAAGGGGTTTATGCCATGTCAGATGCAATTGCACTATTTAGTGTCCTCATTGTGCC GCACAATCTCTTCCTGCATTCCTCATTGGTGGTATCAAGAAAAATATCACCTTCTCCAAAAGGATTCAAG GACACTTCAATGTTCTTCTTGATTGAGAATGCATTTGCTATGCTCCTTGTGCTACTTGTAAATGTAGCAATTGTGTCAATTACGGGGACGATATGTGCCAATACTCAGCTGGTTGACAACATCAATGCATGTAGTGGTCTTACACTGAACTCGACATCAATATTATTAAAG aatatgtttggcagatcAACTTCAAAAATATATGGCTTGGCATTATTAGCATCTGGTCAGAGTAACACAGTGACTACCAGCTATTCTGGACAATATATTATGCAG GGTTTCTCCGGGATGAGGAAATGCATCATTTTTATGATTGCTCCCTGTTTCACCATCATACCTAGTTTGATAATTTGCAGTGTTGGTGGTACCCCTTACGTTCGACAACTCATCAACATATCTGCT ATCATCCTAGCTTTTGTGTTGCCATTTTCCCTAGTTCCTCTCCTAAAATTCAGTAGCAGTTGTGTGGTGAAAGTACCATACAAGAACTCAAATTGT ATTGTCCAAGTCGCATGGATTCTCTCCATTGTAATTATGGGGATCAATATTTATTTCTTTTGCAATAGCTTCATAAGTTGGCTTGTGCATAGTGAACTCCCAAGGATAGTCAATGCTATAATAAGCACCCTTGTCTTCCCTTTCATGGCTGCATATATCGCAGCTTTAATCTACTTGGCTTTCAGAAAAGTTAATGCTGCTGGCCTATTCCCTTCCGTGTCAGTTTCTAGTGGGACTGAAGTAGAAGCATGGAGGCAAGATGGCAACATTGATGATATTGGTGTACGTTGA